The following DNA comes from Streptomyces pristinaespiralis.
CACCGTCGATTCTGTCCGCACTCGCCGACTTCAGCCACCGCCTGTGGATAACACTCGGTCGACCAACATCCCACAATCCGGCATAACGGTCATATTTACGCCTAGTCTGACATTGCGCCTGCCCGTTCTGCCCACAGGGCTTGCGCTCACTGTCCCCTTCGGCTACGGGAAGGACGGCCAAAGCCATGCCCGCAGATCTCGCCGTCATCGGACTCGGACACCTCGGCCTGCCGCTCGCCCAGGCCGCCGTGGCGTCAGGCATCGAAACCATCGGCTACGACCCCGACCCCCGCCAGCTCACGGAACCCGCCGCCGGAGTGACGCCCGCCGACATCCGGCGCATGCTCTCCGGCGGCTTCCGCACCGTCACCGACGCGGCCGAACTCGGCCGCGTACGCACCGCCGTCATCTGTGCGCCCACGCCCATGGGCGCGGACGGCACACTGGACCTGACCCCGCTCGCCGACGCCGCCCGGGCGCTGGCGTCCCGGCTGCGGCCGCACACCACCGTCCTGCTGGAATCCGCGGTCGAGCCGGGCACCACGGAGGGCTTCCTGCGACCGCTCCTCGAAGAGGGCTCCGGCCTGCGGGCCGGCCGGGACTTCCACCTGGCCTACTCCCCCGGCCGCACCGACCCCGGCCGCCGCACGCACGGCTACGCCAACACACCGAAGGTCATCGGCGGCCTCACCCCCGCCTGCACGGAGTCCGCGGCCGCCTTCTACGCCCGCCTGACCGACAAGGTGGTCCGTGCCCGCGGTCTGCGCGAGGCCGAGACGGTCAAGGTCCTCGAGACGAACTTCCGGCACGTCAACATCGCCCTCGTCAACGAGATGGCGGTGCTCTGCCACGACCTCGGCATCGACCTCTGGGACGTCATCCGCTGCGCGGAGACCAAGCCCTTCGGCTTCCAGGCCTTCCGCCCCGGCCCCGGCGTCGGCGGCCACGGCGTCCCCCTGGACCCCGGCCCCACCCCGTGCCGCCCGCTGCGCATGGTGGGCCTCGCGCAGGAGATCAACTCACGGATGCCGCAGTACGTGGTCCGCCGCTGCGCCACCCTCCTCAACGAACACGGCAAGTCGGCCCGCGGGGCCCGCGTCCTGCTCCTCGGCGTCACCTACAAGCCGGACCTCGCCGACCTGCAGGGATCCCCGGCCACCGAGATCGCCCGCCGGCTGACGGACCTCGGCGCGTCCGTGAGCTATCACGACCCCTACGTCCCCGACTGGCGCATGGACCAGCTCCCCGTCCCCCGCGCCGACTCCCTCTACGAGGCGGCCGCCGCGGCGGATCTGACGGTCCTGGTCCAGCACCACCGCACGTACGACCTCCAGGGCCTGGCGGTAAAGGCCCAACTCCTGCTCGACACAAGGGGGGCGACTCCGGCCGGGGCGGCACACCGCCTCTGACGCCTTTTCAGGCTCCGGTACGGCCGTGCAACGGTCCCATAACCGAGTGCCGTTCCGTCGTACCGGACTGCTAGTCTCCGGGACCGCCGCTCGCACGCTCGTGCGACGCCGTTGATCCCAGGGGGAATCCCACCATGAGCCAGCCCGTCCCGCCGTCGTCCGGCAACCCGTTCGCCGGGGGCGACCAGTTCGCGCCCGCACCGCCGCCGGCCCCGGTCCGCAACAACTTCGGGCTCGGCCTCGCCGCCGGCCTGGGGGCCGCCGTCGTCGGCGCCCTCGCCTACGGCGGCGTGATGCGCGCCCTGGCGAGCGAAGACGGCAGCTACACGGAGATCGGCTACGCGGCCCTCGCCGTCGGCGCGCTCGTCGGCTTCGCGCTCGGCAAGGTCGGCGGCCGGAACCCGATCCTTCCCTTCATCGGGGTCCCGCTGGCTCTGGTCGCCGTCTTCTTCGGCCAGCTCTTCGGCTTCGCCCTGATGATCAGCTGGTGGTCGGAGGCCGCGCCCGACCCGATGACCGTCACCGAGATCCTGACGTCGAACCTCGGCGACCTGATCGAAGGCTGGAAGGAAGAGGCGGAGGCCATGACCTACGTCTTCCTCGGCATCTCGGGCTTCGCGGGCTACGCCGTCACCAAGAAGGTCGCGGCCTGACGCCGTGAGCAGAGCAGGGCCCGGCATCGTCGATGCCGGGCCTTCCTCATGCAAGCGCCCGCCCGCAGGGCGACAAGCCTCCCGGGAACGCGAACGGCCCGACGCGCCTTGCGGCGCGTCGGGCCCGTCGGGCACAACAGAGTCAGCGTCGGTGCTGCGAGTCCGCCACCGTCACCTCGACACGCTGGAACTCCTTGAGCTCGCTGTAGCCGGTCGTGGCCATGGCCCTGCGCAGCGCGCCGAAGAAGTTCATCGAACCGTCGGGGCTGTGCGAGGGACCGGCGAGGATCTCCTCGGTGGTGCCCACGATGCCCAGGTCCACCAGCTTGCCGCGCGGCACGTCCTCGTGGACGGCCTCCATGCCCCAGTGGCGGCCCTTGCCGGGCGCGTCGGTCGCGCGGGCCAGCGGGGAGCCGATCATCACGGCGTCGGCACCGCAGGCGATCGCCTTCGGCAGGTCGCCGGACCAGCCCACGCCACCGTCCGCGATGACGTGCACGTACCGGCCGCCGGACTCGTCCATGTAGTCGCGACGGGCCGCGGCGACGTCCGCGACGGCGGTCGCCATCGGCACCTGGATGCCCAGCACGTTACGTGTGGTGTGCGCGGCGCCGCCGCCGAAGCCGACGAGGACGCCCGCCGCGCCGGTACGCATGAGGTGCAGCGCGGCCGTGTACGTGGCGCAGCCGCCCACGATGACCGGCACGTCGAGTTCGTAGATGAACTGCTTGAGGTTCAGCGGCTCCGCGGCGCCGGAGACGTGCTCGGCGGAGACCGTCGTACCGCGGATGACGAAGATGTCGACGCCCGCGTCGACCACGGCCTTCGAGAACTGCGCGGTGCGCTGCGGGGAGAGCGCGGCGGCGGTCACGACGCCGGAGTCGCGCACCTCCTTGATGCGCTGGCCGATCAGCTCCTCCCTGATGGGGGCGGAGTAGATCTCCTGGAGGCGGCGCGTGGCATTGGCCTCGTCCATCTCCGCGATCTCGTCGAGCAGCGGCTGCGGGTCGTCGTAGCGGGTCCACAGGCCCTCGAGGTTCAGGACGCCCAGGCCGCCCATCTCGCCGATGCGGATGGCGGTCTGCGGGGAGACCACGGAGTCCATCGGAGCGGCCAGGAAGGGCAGCTCGAAGCGGTAGGCGTCGATCTGCCAGGCGATCGAGACCTCCTTCGGGTCCCGCGTGCGCCGGCTCGGTACGACGGCGATGTCATCGAACGCGTACGCCCGGCGGCCGCGCTTGCCGCGCCCGATCTCGATCTCAGTCACGATGTGTGGCCTTTCCCTCTACGTCTGCGCCTACCAGTATCCCCGACACACACGTAAGGGGCGGTCCCGGCAACCCCGGGACCGCCCCTCCACGACGTGTGGCTGCTACTTCCTGCTGTAGTTCGGGGCCTCGACCGTCATCTGGATGTCGTGCGGGTGGCTCTCCTTGAGCCCCGCCGAGGTGATCCGGACGAACCGGCCCTTGCTCTCCATCTCGTCGACGGAGGCCGCTCCGACGTAGCCCATCGTCTGACGCAGGCCGCCGACCAGCTGGTGCAGCACGGCCGCGAGCGGACCGCGGTAGGGCACCTGGCCCTCGATGCCCTCGGGGACGAGCTTGTCGTCGGAGGCCACCTCGGCCTGGAAGTAGCGGTCCTTGGAATAGGAACGGCCCTGGCCGCGGGACTGCATCGCACCGAGCGAGCCCATGCCCCGGTAGGACTTGAACTGCTTGCCGTTGATGAAGAGCAGTTCGCCGGGGGATTCCTCACAGCCCGCGAGAAGGCTGCCCAGCATGACCGTGTCGGCACCGGCGGCGAGCGCCTTGCCGATGTCTCCGGAGTACTGGAGGCCGCCGTCGCCGATCACCGGGACGCCCGCGGCGCGGCAGGCCAGCGCCGCCTCGTAGATCGCGGTGACCTGCGGGACGCCGATGCCGGCGACCACACGGGTGGTGCAGATGGAACCGGGGCCGACACCGACCTTGACGCCGTCCACACCGGCGTCGATCAGGGCCTGGGCACCGTCACGTGTCGCCACGTTGCCGCCGATGACGTCGACGCCGACGCTCGACTTGATCTTCGCCATCCAGTCGAGGGCGTTGCTGTTGTGTCCGTGCGAGGTGTCGACGATCAGGAAGTCGACGCCCGCACCGGCCAGCCCCTGGGCACGCTCCAGCGCCTCCGGGCTCGCACCGACGGCAGCGCCGACGAGCAGACGGCCCTCGGCGTCCTTCGCGGCGTTCGGGTACTGCTCGGCCTTGACGAAGTCCTTGACCGTGATGAGGCCCTTGAGGATGCCGGCGTCGTCGACGAGCGGAAGCTTCTCGATCTTGTGGCGGCGCAGCAGCTCCATGGCGTCGACGCCGGAGATGCCGACCTTGCCCGTGACCAGCGGCATCGGGGTCATGACCTCGCGCACCTGGCGCGTGCGGACCGTCTCGAAGGCCATGTCACGGTTGGTGACGATGCCGAGCAGCTTGCCCGCGGCATCGGTCACCGGCACACCGCTGATGCGGAACTTGGCGCACAGGGCGTCGGCCTCGGCGAGCGTGGCGTCCGGGTGGACCGTGATCGGGTCGGTCACCATGCCGGACTCGGAACGCTTGACCAGGTCGACCTGGTTCACCTGGTCCTCGATGGACAGGTTGCGGTGCAGAACGCCCACGCCGCCCTGGCGCGCCATCGCGATCGCCATGCGGGACTCGGTGACCTTGTCCATCGCCGCCGAGAGCAGCGGGATGTTCACCCGAACGTTCCTGGAGACACGGGACGAGGTGTCGACCGCGTTAGGGAGCACTTCCGACGCACCCGGCAGCAGAAGCACATCGTCGTAGGTCAGCCCGAGTGTCGCGAATTTCTCGGGCACTCCGTCGACGTTGGTCATGACACCTTCCCCAAATGGCCTTGATCCCTGCGGATGTCCATGCTAACGGCCCGGGGGGCCGTCTCATTCCACGATCAAGATCGATGTACAGCTTTGTGTGTTCACACGACAGTCATGCGCAGACGTCACGGCAGCCATACGCAGACATACGGAGCCGGCGGTGACCGGTCTCACTGCTCGGCGAGTGCGCGCAGTCTGCTGAGCGCGCGGTGCTGCGCGACCCGGACGGCTCCGGGGGACATCCCGAGCATCTGACCGGTCTCCTCCGCGGTCAGACCCACGGCGACCCTGAGCACCAGCAGCTCGCGCTGGTTCTCCGGAAGATTGGCGAGCAGTCTCTTGGCCCACTCCGCGTCGTCGCTGAGCAGCGCCCGCTCCTCGGGGCCGAGCGAATCGTCCGGCCGCTCGGGCATCTCGTCGGACGGCACGGCCGTCGAGCCCGGGTGGCGCATGGCCGCCCGCTGGAGATCGGCGACCTTGTGGGAGGCGATGGCGAAGACGAACGCCTCGAAGGGCCGCCCGGTGTCCTTGTAGCGCGGCAGCGCCATCAGCACCGCGACGCACACTTCCTGCGCCAGGTCCTCGACGAAGTGGCGGGCGTCCCCCGGCAGCCGGCTGAGACGCGAGCGGCAGAAACGCAGCGCGAGCGGGTGGACGTGCGCCAGCAGGTCGTGCGTCGCCTGCTCGTCGCCGTCGACGGCACGGTGAACGAGCGCACCGATGGCTCCCTGGCCGTTCGCCGCCTCGTCGTCACGCATCGGTCCATGGTGCCCTGGCCCGCGGCCGTCCGTGGCACTGCGTCCTGTGTTGTGCACCGAAGCGTTATGAGCAGGTGCGCCGGAACTCATCCCCTGCGCCCTCCCCTCCCGCTCGACCGACTCGTCCCCGAGGAACTCCACACCTCAAGGATGCGGCATCGCGCGGGAAACGGATGCCCTCGGGCATCCGTAACCCCCGCGCCGTCCTGTTCGCACGGTCCTCAGCGGACCAGACCCCAGCGGAATCCGAGGGCCACCGCATGCGCCCGGTCGGAGGCGCCGAGCTTCTTGAACAGCCGCCTGGCGTGCGTCTTCACCGTGTCCTCCGAGAGGAAGAGCTCACGCCCGATCTCCGCGTTGGACCGGCCGTGGCTCATTCCTTCGAGCACCTGGATCTCACGCGCCGTGAGCGTGGGGGCGGCCCCCATCTCGGCCGAACGGAGCCGGCGCGGGGCGAGCCGCCACGTGGGGTCGGCGAGCGCCTGGGTGACGGTCGCGCGCAGTTCGGCACGCGAGGCGTCCTTGTGGAGATAGCCGCGGGCGCCGGCGGCGACCGCGAGGGCGACGCCGTCGAGGTCCTCGGCCACGGTCAGCATGATGATCCGGGCGCCGGGGTCCGCGGAGAGCAGCCGGCGCACGGTCTCCACACCACCCAGACCGGGCATGCGTACGTCCATCAGAATCAGGTCCGAACGATCGGCACCCCAGCGGCGGAGGACTTCCTCGCCGTTGGCCGCGGTCGTCACGCGCTCGACGCCGGGCACGGTCGCGACCGCGCGGCGGAGCGCCTCTCGGGCAAGCGGGGAGTCGTCGCAGACGAGGACGGATGTCATGGCCGCCCTCCGCAGCTGATGCGCGTCACCTTGAGCCTCCAGGCTGGATACGTTTCTTCACCTGTGCGGTTGAACGCTCTCGGACATGTGCCCGACAGCTTGTTCTTTCAACCGCCTCCGCCCTCTCAACGACGGTCACTCGAAAGAGTTACGGGTCGCACGCCGCACTTCGGCACGCTCCGTGAGCAGGCCCCTCGGCATGCGTGAGCACCGGTTCTGCGGGCGACGGCGGGACCGGCGGTGCGGCACGGGGCAACACGGAGGTTTCACGGATCTCGGGCGGAGCACTCGTCCTCCTCGGATGGGACCCCTGCCCCATTCAGCGGCTTTTCTTCCCTTTTTCCGGTGTCTATGGCTAGATTCGCAATGAGTCATATTTACATCTACTTACACAGCAGATGTACGGTCGTTGGCACGGTGCTGGTGCCGGATCCGGCGCACGTCCGGTCGGCGTCCCGCCCGTTTCCGACCTGGTCCTGTATCCACCCAGCACGGTTTCAAGGGGACATGCGCCATGGCAGATTTCTCTCGCCTTCCCGGACCCAACGCCGATCTGTGGGACTGGCAGCTCCTCGCGGCATGCCGTGGGGTCGACAGCTCGCTCTTCTTCCATCCGGAAGGTGAGCGCGGCGCGGCGCGAAGCGCGCGCGAGAACTCCGCGAAGGAGGTCTGCATGCGGTGCCCCGTACGCGCCGAGTGCGCGGCGCACGCACTGGCCGTGCGCGAGCCCTACGGCGTCTGGGGCGGGCTGACCGAGGACGAGCGCGAGGAGCTCATGGGACGAGCACGCCACCGGCTGATCCCCGCCACGAGCGCGGGCGGTGCGGTACGCGGCTGACGAGCGCGCCGCACGCACGAACCGAAGAAACGTTCCTGCACTTCACCCGCCCCCGTATCGGCAGGCCTGCCCCGTGCGCAGGCAGTTGCTCCGGCGTCCCGGCCCCCGGCCCTCCCGGCAGGGAGCCGACGCGCGCCGCGGAGGATGCGCACCTCGGCAATCCCGAGTACCGCAAACACCGCGTCCGCCACGGACGGCGCGCCCGCAGCGGACGCGTCAGCGGGAGGCAGCGAGGGTGAGCTGCGACAACGTCGCCGAGACGGCCGGGACATGGGCCAGGTCGGGCAGCGTCAAAGCGACGATCTCGCGGTGGACGGACGGCTCGACGGTCACCAGACGCGCCCCCTTGGGCCGTACCGACTCCAGCGCCAGCTCGGGCAGGACGGCCACCCCGAGCCCCGCGCCCACCAGCCCGATCACCGCCGGGTAGTCGTCCGTGGCGAAGTCGATGCGCGGGGTGAAGCCCGCGCTCTCGCAGACCTCCACCAGCTGTCGCCGGCAACGCGGGCAGCCGGCGATCCACGACTCCTCCGCGAGGTCGCCGATGGCCACCTTGTCCGCTTCCGCGAGGCGGTGGCCCTCGGGCACCAGCCCCACGAGCCGGTCGACGAGCAGCGGCCGTACGACGAGGTCGTCCCACTCCGACTCGGCCCCCGCCGTGTCGTAGCGGAAGGCGAGCGCCACGTCGCAGTCGCCGTCGCGGAGCATCTCCACCGAACGCGGCGGCTCGGCGTCGACGAGCGAGACACGGGTGCCGGGGTGGGCCGCGCGCAGGGCGGCGAGGGCCGTGGGCACGAGCGTGGAGGAGCCGCTGGGGAACGACACGAGACGGACCCGGCCGGCCCGGAGCCCGGCGATGGCCGCCACCTCCTCCTCCGCGGCGGTGAGCCCCGCGAGGATGCCGGACGCGTGGCGCACGAGCGCCTCTCCGGCCTGGGTCAGGCGCATCTCGCGGCCGGTGCGGATCAGCAGCGGGGTCCCGACGGAGGTTTCGAGCGCCTTCATCTGCTGACTGACCGCGGGCTGCGTGCAGCCGAGTTCACGGGCGGCCGCGGAGAACGAGCCGGTGGTGGCGACGGCACGCAGGACGCGGAGGTGGCGGGCTTCGATCACCCTCCGAGCATAAGGGATGCTTGGGGGAACGGGAGATTAACTCCCGGCTCCTTTGAGGGCTCGTCCGTTAGCGTGCGGGACATGAAGCTTCTGACCGTGAACGTGGGCCGTCCCAAGGCGGCCGATTACACCGATTCGCCGAGCGGCACGACCGGAATCGACAAGCGCCCGGCGGAGGGGCCCGTCCGGGTGACGGACCCGGGCCCCAAGGGCCGGGGCGGCAGCGGACTGTCGGGGGACGCGGTCTGCGACCTGCGCCATCACGGCGGGAGCGACCAGGCCGTGTACGCCTTCGCCCGCGAGGATCTCGACGCCTGGGAGCGCGAGTTGGGGCGGTCGCTCCCCAACGGCACGTTCGGCGAGAACCTCACCACCAGCGGCGTCGACGTCACCGGAGCCAGGATCGGCGAGCGGTGGCGCATCGGCGACTCGGTCGTGCTCGAGGTCACCTCCGGCCGCGTCCCGTGCCGTACGTTCGCGGGCAGGCTCGACGAGAAGGGCTGGGTCAGGCGTTTCACGCGAAGCGGCGTCTCCGGCGCGTATCTGCGGGTCATCGAGCCGGGCGAGATCCGCGCCGGCGACCCGGTGGAGGTGGTGCACCGGCCGGAGCACGAGGTCACCGTGGCGATGGCGTTCCGTGCGGAGACGACCGAGCGCCACCTGCTGCCACTGGTGCTCGAGGCGGGTGACGCTCTGCACGGCGAGCTCCTGACGAGCGCCCGCGCGTACGTCGCGAAGTACGGCGCGACGGTCGGTCCAGGCGTCGCCTCCGACTCCGGCGTGGCATAGGCGAGGCCTGGCGGGCGGGCGCCGGGAAGAGGAACCGGCCCGGGACCTCGGGGCAGTTCGCGGCCACGGGACGGAGGGTGGACGGGGCAGGCGGCGGCGCCGGGCGATGACGCGGGGCGTTAACGTGCCGCATATGACGACTGCACTGATCACGGGAGCGACAGCGGGCATCGGCGCCGCATTCGCGCGGCGGCTCGCGGCCGATGGCCACAACCTGGTGCTCGTGGCCCGGGACACCGAGCGGCTGCAGGAACAGGCCACCGAACTGCACGACCGGCACGGCATCGAGGCCGAGGTGCTGACCGCCGACCTGTCGCGGGAAGCCGGGATCGGTGCGGTCGAGGAGCGTCTGGCGGACCGCAGGCACCCCGTCGACCTGCTGGTCAACAACGCGGGCTTCGGCAACAAGGGCCGGTTCCTCGAAGTCTCGATGGCCGACGAGCTGACGATGCTGAAGGTGCACTGCGAGGCGGTGCTGCGGCTCACCGCGGCCGCAACGGGACCGATGAAGGAGCGCGGCCGGGGCGGCGTGGTGAACGTGGCGTCGGTCGCCGCGTTCGTCCCCCGTGGCACGTACGGCGCGTCCAAGGCGTGGGTCGTCCAGTTCACGCAGGGCGCCGCCCGGGATCTCGCGGGATCGGGGGTGCGGCTGATGGCGCTGTGCCCCGGATTCGTACGCACCGAGTTCCACCAGCGGGCCGGTATGGGTACGGACAACATTCCCGGCTGGATGTGGCTGGACGCCGACAAGCTGGTGGCGTCGGCGCTCTCCGACCTGGCCAAGGGAAAGTCCCTCTCCATCCCCGATCCCCGCTACAAGGCGCTGATGGGCGTGGTGAAGCTGACGCCGCGCGGGCTGCTGGGCGGGCTCACGTCCAGGACGGGCCGGAAGTACGGCCCCCAGTAGCCACATACCGCACAGT
Coding sequences within:
- a CDS encoding WhiB family transcriptional regulator, producing the protein MADFSRLPGPNADLWDWQLLAACRGVDSSLFFHPEGERGAARSARENSAKEVCMRCPVRAECAAHALAVREPYGVWGGLTEDEREELMGRARHRLIPATSAGGAVRG
- a CDS encoding LysR family transcriptional regulator; this translates as MIEARHLRVLRAVATTGSFSAAARELGCTQPAVSQQMKALETSVGTPLLIRTGREMRLTQAGEALVRHASGILAGLTAAEEEVAAIAGLRAGRVRLVSFPSGSSTLVPTALAALRAAHPGTRVSLVDAEPPRSVEMLRDGDCDVALAFRYDTAGAESEWDDLVVRPLLVDRLVGLVPEGHRLAEADKVAIGDLAEESWIAGCPRCRRQLVEVCESAGFTPRIDFATDDYPAVIGLVGAGLGVAVLPELALESVRPKGARLVTVEPSVHREIVALTLPDLAHVPAVSATLSQLTLAASR
- a CDS encoding sigma-70 family RNA polymerase sigma factor, with translation MRDDEAANGQGAIGALVHRAVDGDEQATHDLLAHVHPLALRFCRSRLSRLPGDARHFVEDLAQEVCVAVLMALPRYKDTGRPFEAFVFAIASHKVADLQRAAMRHPGSTAVPSDEMPERPDDSLGPEERALLSDDAEWAKRLLANLPENQRELLVLRVAVGLTAEETGQMLGMSPGAVRVAQHRALSRLRALAEQ
- a CDS encoding nucleotide sugar dehydrogenase; its protein translation is MPADLAVIGLGHLGLPLAQAAVASGIETIGYDPDPRQLTEPAAGVTPADIRRMLSGGFRTVTDAAELGRVRTAVICAPTPMGADGTLDLTPLADAARALASRLRPHTTVLLESAVEPGTTEGFLRPLLEEGSGLRAGRDFHLAYSPGRTDPGRRTHGYANTPKVIGGLTPACTESAAAFYARLTDKVVRARGLREAETVKVLETNFRHVNIALVNEMAVLCHDLGIDLWDVIRCAETKPFGFQAFRPGPGVGGHGVPLDPGPTPCRPLRMVGLAQEINSRMPQYVVRRCATLLNEHGKSARGARVLLLGVTYKPDLADLQGSPATEIARRLTDLGASVSYHDPYVPDWRMDQLPVPRADSLYEAAAAADLTVLVQHHRTYDLQGLAVKAQLLLDTRGATPAGAAHRL
- a CDS encoding response regulator transcription factor, producing the protein MTSVLVCDDSPLAREALRRAVATVPGVERVTTAANGEEVLRRWGADRSDLILMDVRMPGLGGVETVRRLLSADPGARIIMLTVAEDLDGVALAVAAGARGYLHKDASRAELRATVTQALADPTWRLAPRRLRSAEMGAAPTLTAREIQVLEGMSHGRSNAEIGRELFLSEDTVKTHARRLFKKLGASDRAHAVALGFRWGLVR
- a CDS encoding MOSC domain-containing protein, whose amino-acid sequence is MKLLTVNVGRPKAADYTDSPSGTTGIDKRPAEGPVRVTDPGPKGRGGSGLSGDAVCDLRHHGGSDQAVYAFAREDLDAWERELGRSLPNGTFGENLTTSGVDVTGARIGERWRIGDSVVLEVTSGRVPCRTFAGRLDEKGWVRRFTRSGVSGAYLRVIEPGEIRAGDPVEVVHRPEHEVTVAMAFRAETTERHLLPLVLEAGDALHGELLTSARAYVAKYGATVGPGVASDSGVA
- the guaB gene encoding IMP dehydrogenase, with the protein product MTNVDGVPEKFATLGLTYDDVLLLPGASEVLPNAVDTSSRVSRNVRVNIPLLSAAMDKVTESRMAIAMARQGGVGVLHRNLSIEDQVNQVDLVKRSESGMVTDPITVHPDATLAEADALCAKFRISGVPVTDAAGKLLGIVTNRDMAFETVRTRQVREVMTPMPLVTGKVGISGVDAMELLRRHKIEKLPLVDDAGILKGLITVKDFVKAEQYPNAAKDAEGRLLVGAAVGASPEALERAQGLAGAGVDFLIVDTSHGHNSNALDWMAKIKSSVGVDVIGGNVATRDGAQALIDAGVDGVKVGVGPGSICTTRVVAGIGVPQVTAIYEAALACRAAGVPVIGDGGLQYSGDIGKALAAGADTVMLGSLLAGCEESPGELLFINGKQFKSYRGMGSLGAMQSRGQGRSYSKDRYFQAEVASDDKLVPEGIEGQVPYRGPLAAVLHQLVGGLRQTMGYVGAASVDEMESKGRFVRITSAGLKESHPHDIQMTVEAPNYSRK
- a CDS encoding SDR family NAD(P)-dependent oxidoreductase; translated protein: MTTALITGATAGIGAAFARRLAADGHNLVLVARDTERLQEQATELHDRHGIEAEVLTADLSREAGIGAVEERLADRRHPVDLLVNNAGFGNKGRFLEVSMADELTMLKVHCEAVLRLTAAATGPMKERGRGGVVNVASVAAFVPRGTYGASKAWVVQFTQGAARDLAGSGVRLMALCPGFVRTEFHQRAGMGTDNIPGWMWLDADKLVASALSDLAKGKSLSIPDPRYKALMGVVKLTPRGLLGGLTSRTGRKYGPQ
- a CDS encoding GuaB3 family IMP dehydrogenase-related protein; amino-acid sequence: MTEIEIGRGKRGRRAYAFDDIAVVPSRRTRDPKEVSIAWQIDAYRFELPFLAAPMDSVVSPQTAIRIGEMGGLGVLNLEGLWTRYDDPQPLLDEIAEMDEANATRRLQEIYSAPIREELIGQRIKEVRDSGVVTAAALSPQRTAQFSKAVVDAGVDIFVIRGTTVSAEHVSGAAEPLNLKQFIYELDVPVIVGGCATYTAALHLMRTGAAGVLVGFGGGAAHTTRNVLGIQVPMATAVADVAAARRDYMDESGGRYVHVIADGGVGWSGDLPKAIACGADAVMIGSPLARATDAPGKGRHWGMEAVHEDVPRGKLVDLGIVGTTEEILAGPSHSPDGSMNFFGALRRAMATTGYSELKEFQRVEVTVADSQHRR